The genomic interval ATTACTTTATTTGGAATTGTTTTCGATGCTGCAGAGGTAATGATATCTGAAATGATGTCAGCTGTTGCTTCTATGTCATTATTGTTTAGAACATTCCAGTCACATGTTTCCAGTTCTTgcctaaaatcattaaaattacaACGGTCGTATTGCCAAATTCGGCGTTTAAAACAAGACTGTCTCGGTTTGTTGAATTTGAGGACACAGACGACTGGGCAGTGGAAACGAACGAGGTCTGGAACAAAAGGATCGGcaacaaaactagaaataacaTTATCGGgatgttttataaaaatcaaatctaTAAGAGAAGAAGATCGTTCTGTGAAGTGAGTAGGAGTGTCTATAAGTTGATGTGCATTATATGATGACATAAATCTGTCCAATCGGTTGGATGGATTTAAAAGAACGTCAGTATTGAAATCGCCGGTGATCAAAATATCATCACAAGGTTCATTAAAGGCCTGATCAATACTATGTTCTAGAAGTTGCCAATAGTTGTTATTAGCACTAGGAGGTCTGTATATACCGCCTAAAAGAAGTTTACGATTATTTACATGTAACTCTATCCATACAGCTTCGAGACCATTGACCGATAAGTCTTGGCGATGAGTAACGTTAATGTTCTGGCGTACGTATATCGCCACACCGCCACCTAATCTGTCATCACGATCGCATCGAACAGGTTGACTAAAGCCGGGAATGAGAACATCTTCATTAATCACGTCATGGCTTAGCCATGTTTCTGTAAGAACCATGATGTCATAAGGGAGAGACTCAACTGCAAGAATATCTAGTTTGGGTTTCAAACTTTGGATGTTAAGGTGCATAATGCTTAAACCACTATTGAGAAGATCAGAGTACATTGATGTTGACATGTTGACTGATGAAACTGATTCTGGTCCTGGGTTCGGGTGAACATCACCTGATATTAAAAGAAGAAGAGTCAAGGGAAATTTAACAATAATGTAAAGTACGACTCGCATGGAGAAGAGCTGGTTCACTAAGGCTCTATTGGCTTCTAAGACGCGTTCAAATGTGAATGTCATGGTGGGTGATACCTTTCACTTGCGAGAGCCTTAAGTGCGTAAGAACATGTGTGTGAGCAAAACAGTATAGAAAATTCGTGTTGGGAGATGATAGAGTGTGTGAGCACCGTAGAGAAGAAAAAAAGCAATgagaaaaattgataaagtgTTAACATTGTTAACCAGTAGAAAGTATTGAGAGTTCGGACAAAAGTTACTGAAAATTTAGGATACGTACTaataaatgcaatgaaaaacGATAGCATTacaatatattttgagtttcaagtcattatcttatagaGTACCAAAGTTATATCAAgtaaacgaagtttgtaaaaaaattaagtataaaaggggcataattcggacaaaaatacaaatcagagttatggggattgtcaTCACACATGCAGACGATGATGAtatagatacattttaagtttcaagtctttatcttatacagcattaaagttatgtccagaaaacaaagattgcaaaaatgtttaagtacaatagtattttattgcatttgttttAGGCTTATATACAATAATATGTaacacaaaagtaacatatacaaatggattgggccacGAGTTATATTATCATAGCAAACGACCCGTTCCACATGGAGTCAAATTAACAGATCTGTAAACAAAGTGATAGCTTATATGTCTACGATAATTTTTTTCACTATGGACTATGAATGGAAATACATGATATGCTTTAAAACTAGTTAATTTATGATCGAAAAAATGAGATATTCTgagaaaaaataaacagtaaagaaGGTAAGAAAATTAACTTTGAACTGAAATTAGATACACATGATCGATACACAAATAATAAGTTATTTTAATGATTGAAAATAATCGGAAATCTAGAAAGAGGAAAAAAGAGACGATTCCTCTGAATTGTTCGACAGCCAGCACCCGCACCAACCCAAACACCACATGGGCCCATCATCTACATTGACTATAACATAAGGGACGGCAGTAGTTAAACATTAGTAAAAACGTTAAAATGtgttctttataaaattttgttagtaTTTTCCGGATGAAACGGTcgtgtatttcaaaataatattactTTTTGGTCGGCAAATAAGCGGCTTCggaaaaaataatgttcagcattttcGAAATTATGACCACAGTGTCTTTTTGGAGAGGAACCTTTTTAGTAAGTCGTCCCCGTAGCGCAGTGGATAGCGCGCTGGACTTCTAATCcagaggtcgcgggttcgaatcccgccggggatgttttcatttttgatgacGTATTGGTATTTCTGTAAGTTTTAATTCAGCTGGTGTGTTTGAAGGGTTGTGGTTGGAATTGAATCAATTACTATACCTCGTCTCGGGTTCAAATCTACAGCTTCCTTTACATTCACAAAACTCTCTTCGAATATAATTTAAGTACAATATACTATAAATACAAACACTTTATTTagcattaaacattttttaatgtttctagcTACAAAAGTCGAAAAGAACACAAAGAGAACATGGGATTTCCTTTACAATATAAATGAGAATAAACAGTATTAACGTGGCACCTGTATTGCATATACTCGTAAATAACAAATTCAGTTATTTCAATCagttatttcaaataattcaagaAACTGACGTCTGTAAGAACGAAGCTTAGCCTGATAGCTAAGACCTAATACGGAATTTAGGTTAATCCTAACCATGAGTacttcatattttacaaattttacaactTTTACTGTGTTTGCAAAGTAGATAAATTTCGTAACactaaataatgttttgtttgatGCTCAAAATATGATAGTTTCAATTTTTTTGATAGCTGGCCAATGTCAAAAATAGGGATTTAGAAATTTACTTCGTAATTCCCGGTAATATGGGCAAACTAACAAAAAGTGATACTCATTTTCAATTTGGTTCATGTTGCAAAATCTACAGATCCTTGCCTTCCCAGCTATGTTTTCAGTATCTACCGGTTTCTCTGTACAGATTGTGAGAAGACGTTCTAAATTCTATATTTTGGTAGAGATCacttttaggtatttttctaattaaaagtcatattttaatATTGCATACGACTGAAGACGTCGTGAATtgcttatttacaaaatgtatctgGTTCCGCGTTTGAATAAAAGaataatatattctttttttaatagcATCAAAGGGCATGACAATTTGGAACTCATAATCCCAAAAATAACTAAATTCATGATCATCAAGAATGCACTATAATTGGAGAGCCAAATTATGCCCAGTGTATAACCTAACATTTTCTGCGTCTTGCTTTAGCATTTTGAAAGTCTGTTTAACAAGAGAATCATCATTTTCCGATAGCATTTTAACCCGTATTTAAGCATATTACCTTTACGAATAACTAATAGTTGGACTGGACCCGTAGAGGGCAGATATGCTTGTgacatttttacaccttggatgcGCCGAATATGTTTTGTGAGCAGTTTCCCATTATCAAGAGATTTTTGGTACCCCCAAATTTCTGAGCAGAAATTGAAGACAGAGCCAACTGAATTACTGGATTATAGAGAATTCAGCA from Mercenaria mercenaria strain notata chromosome 2, MADL_Memer_1, whole genome shotgun sequence carries:
- the LOC123562055 gene encoding uncharacterized protein LOC123562055, translated to MSTSMYSDLLNSGLSIMHLNIQSLKPKLDILAVESLPYDIMVLTETWLSHDVINEDVLIPGFSQPVRCDRDDRLGGGVAIYVRQNINVTHRQDLSVNGLEAVWIELHVNNRKLLLGGIYRPPSANNNYWQLLEHSIDQAFNEPCDDILITGDFNTDVLLNPSNRLDRFMSSYNAHQLIDTPTHFTERSSSLIDLIFIKHPDNVISSFVADPFVPDLVRFHCPVVCVLKFNKPRQSCFKRRIWQYDRCNFNDFRQELETCDWNVLNNNDIEATADIISDIITSAASKTIPNKVITVRPNDIPWMNGSIRKLIRKRNRIHKIAETSNDPTTWANFRKIRNEVINLIRKTKSEYISKLTDKMNSDNTTAKEWFKLAKQVTKKDSSKSIPNLVSGNAQASSDVDKANLLNQYFCSQSCIDDTGHELPNIPVSRCSLQDISISVQDVIDSINSIDPGKACGPDLVSPRLIREGSNVLAEPLSIYFTKLLQQSFFPSSWKLANVTPIFKKSDPSKPNYRPVSLLSCIG